The DNA segment AACCTGCGGAAGTAAAATCACTTTTATACTTAAAAAGGAAAGATAATAGATGAAAGCGGCTTTAATAGGTCTGCCTAAAACTGGCAAAACCACCATTTTTAATGCTTTAACCCAAAGTGAACATAATACTGATAAATATGCTTCTTCTTCCGAAATCAATATTGGCGTGGTGCAAGTTGCAGATGAACGCATTGACAAGCTTTCGGAGCTTTATGAACCCAAAAAAACAATTTACGCCACGATTGAGTATCACGATTGTCCCGGGATTTTTTTTAAAGAGAATGAAACATCTGAAACAGCGATGCTTTCCGAGCTCAAAAATGCCGAAGCGTTTATCCTTGTTTTGCGTGGTTTCATTGATGAAGAATTGGAAGGTCTTTTTCCGCTGGGCACTCCGGAAGCGCAGTTTCAACATTTTCAGGATGAAATGTTGCTTTCCGATTTGATTATGGCAGAAAAGCGTTTGGAAAAAATTGAGCTGGGTTATAAAAGAGGTGTTAAGACCGCGGCAATTCAAATTGAAGAAAAGGCACTCCATAAAATAGTGGATTGCCTGCAAAATAGCCAACCTTTAACCAAGCTAAAACTTAATTCCGAAGAGGAAAAAGCGGTGCGCGGTTTTCAATTTATGTCCGCCAAGCCAATGCTGATTTTAATTAATTGCAACGAAGATAATTTAACTGCTTGGGACGAAACATTAACTAACTTTAGAGAAAAGGGTTTTCCCGCTCATCCCATTGCTGGCAAGTTTGAAGAAGAATTAAGTAAACTGGATAATGAAGAAGCACAAATGTTTATGACGGATATGGGGATAGATGAATCAATTTGTGATCGATTGACTCATTGGACTTATCAACTTATGGGTTATATCAGTTTCTTCACGGTTGGTCCTGACGAAGTGCGTGCTTGGACAATTGAAAAAGGTTCCAATGCCGTTACTGCGGCGGGAAAAATTCACACTGATTTAGCGCGGGGCTTTATTCGGGCAGAGTGTTTTCAATATGAAGACCTGATCAATTTTGGCAGCGAGAAGGCACTAAAAGAAAAAGGACTTTTCCGACTGGAGGGAAAGGATTATATTGTTAAAGACGGGGATATTCTTTCCATCCGTTTCAGTGTATGAAAAAAAAGGAGTTAAACGCTTGGGAAATAAGCCAAAAGCCAAAGTAAACAACAGCAAAAAGCACACGACATTAAGTCCGGCTAAAAAGAGAACCATTAGCGGGATTATTTGTTTGCTTTCCATCTTAGTGATCATAGCGCTCAATATGGGTTATAAATCCATCAGTGAGGACTTGGAAACTCTCAAAGCGGGTGGCAACATTTTCTCCTGGTTTCAGGAGGGCAATTCCGCAACTGATAATCCGATTGGTATTTTTGGCATCATTTTTGGCTATGTTTTCATTTACTTATTTGGTTTTTGGTTATCTTTAATCGGGTTTATCATCATAGCGCTTGTTTCTCTGCATTATTTTTTGGCTCCGCAATCTTCTCAAAACAGGCAGAAGGGTTATTTGCTGCTGATTGTTATGTTTTTATTGCAGGCATTGCTTGTTTCCAGCCAGCAGGAATATATTCACAGTGTAATTCCTTTGTTTGTTTACCGGATTTTGGCAGCGATATTTTCCGGCGTGGGAGCCAAAATTATTGTAATTGGAACTATGATCTTAACCTTGATTATGCTGATTGAATATGAGCGTTTAAAACAGTGGATCCTCATTATTGTCGATAATCTTCACACCCCCAAAGAGCATAAAGTAAAAGCTCCCAAACCCACTATTACTACCAATAATCTAAATCAAAATCAAAAAGTGGCGGAAGATTCAATTCCTATAATCCAAAATCACAATCAATTGAATAATACTCCGGAGCCCGTTCCGCAGGAGGTCTCCAAACCTCAAAAGAACAATAAACCCAAAGCGGTTTTTTTTGAGGATGAATCGGACAAGGAATATCAGCTTCCTTCCATAGATGATTTTCTGGAAAGCCCGATCAAGCTTTCAGACCGTGAACGCAAAGAAATAGAAAATCAGATCATCACTACCAGTCAGATATTAAAAAGTAAGCTGGCTGAATTTGGCATTGAAGCGGAAGTGAAAAATGTGAATATCGGTCCCATCATCACTCAATATGAACTGGAACCCGCAAAAGGCATCAAAGTTAGCCGTTTTACTTCTCTGGCAGATGATTTGGCACTTGCCATCAAGGCAAAATCCATTCGCGTGCAAGCCCCAATTCCAGGAAGAGGTTTAATCGGAATTGAAATTCCCAATCTGGCAAGAGATATGATCTATCTAAAAGACCTGTTACTTTCGGAACAGATGAATCAGACCACTTCCAAATTGGCTTTCGGATTGGGAAAAGATATTGCCGGCAAACCAATTGTGGCAGATCTGGCAAAAATGCCTCATTTACTTATTGCCGGAGCCACGGGTAGCGGGAAAAGCGTTTGTATAAATACCATTATTATGAGCTTGATTATGCGAACTAAACCAGACGAATTACGCCTAATTTTAATTGATCCCAAGCGAGTGGAATTGGCTGGTTATAATGAACTTCCTCATTTAATCGGGCAGGTAGTTACCGATGCCGATACTGCTTTGGAAACTTTTATTTGGGCAGTTCGTGAAATGGAGCGTCGTTATGAAATTTTACAAGATGCCAAAGTGCGTGATATTATTGGCTACAATGACAAATGTGCAGAAGATAAAGACCTGGAACCTTTACCCTACATCATTATTATCGTAGATGAATTTGCCGACTTGATTATGACCAGTGGCAAGGATATTGAATTGCCAATTACGCGTTTGGCTCAAATGGCAAGAGCAGTTGGAATACATTTAATTTTGGCAACTCAGAGGCCTTCCATCAAAGTTATCACAGGTATCATCAAAGCGAACTTTCCAGCTCGGATTGCTTTCCAGGTTTCTTCGCGAGTGGATTCCCGCGTGATTTTGGATATGATAGGTGCAGAACGACTTTTAGGCAATGGGGATATGTTGTTTTTACCTCCCGGCAAGGCCTTGCCTGAAAGAATTCATGGCGCTTATGTTTCCGATGCGGAAATTGCCAGAGTCAGCAGCTTTTTATCCACTCAGCCCAAACCCAAGCAGGATTTTTCGCTTGTGGTGGAGGATAAAGAAAGTCCTAACTTTTTTGATTATGACGACGAATTATTTCCTGAAGCGGCAAAAGTAGTCGTTTCCACGGGCACTGCTTCAGTTTCAATGTTGCAAAGGCATTTCAAAATTGGTTATGCCAGAGCGGGACGCATAATTGATCTTTTGGAACGAGCCAGAATTATCGGACCTCATTTAGGCAGCAAATCCCGTGATGTTTTAGCCACGCGAGAGGATTTAATTCGCATTGGAGTGATAGATGAAGACCTCTAAAATTATTCCGCTTCTCTTGTTTTTGCTTTGCACTTCTCTTTTTAGCATCAACAGTGAAGCATTGTATCAAAAAATTGCCAAGACCTTCGGAAGTTTCAGTAGTTTTCAGGCGAACTTAAAACAGGTAAACTATTTTTCTCAATTGGACAAAAGTGTCACCTATCAAGGGAGCATCTTTTTTACCCGGGGAAGAATGGTTATCCGATTCACTAAGCCAACTTTTCAGCGTTTAATGGTTTCCGGGGGCATTGTTGAACTTTATGACGCAGAAAGTAAAACCGTTTTTCGCAGCAAAATGCTTCCCGAATTTGGCAAAATGAATCCCGTGGAAATTCTTCAGTTGTATTGGAAAAAGTCCTTAGTAAAAGTTCAACAGGGGAAAGGTGATTTGGTAAGTGTGTCTTTAAAACCATACAATGACCCCATTATAACATCCATATCGGCAAATGTGGATAGCAAAACGGGCATCGTTAATTCTCTCAGTTGGACAAATAAAAATAACGACCGCGTCACCTATAATTTTGCCAATATTTCAACCAATGCCAAAATTCCCGCTTCTGTTTGGCAATTTACTTATCCTAAAGATGTGCAGGTGGTGGAACAATGATTGCTCTCATTATGGCAGGAGGATCAGGAACCCGTTTTTGGCCCCGCAGCAGAAAAAATTTACCCAAACAGTTTTTAAAGCTGGAGGGAAATCTTTCCCTTTTGCAAATGACGGTTCAGCGTTTATTACCCAGTTTTTCACTTACCGAAATATATATCGTAACCGCTCAAAATCAAGTAGAACTAATAAAAGAACAGCTACCGGAATTGCCCGCCGAAAATATCATCATCGAACCTTTTGGAATGAATACAGCTCCCTGCATAGCTTTAAGCGTGGAATATCTAAAAAAATTTTATGATCCGGAAGAAGTGCTGTTTATTTTACCGTCCGACCATATTATCCACTCTACCGGGCAATTTCTCAGTTCGTTAATTTTAGCGGAAGAGCAGGCAAAAAGTGGATTGTTAATTACTTTTGGCATTCTACCCATTTATCCAGCCACGGGTTATGGTTATATTGAAGCGGGAGAAGAAATTGTGCCAGGATTAAGAAAAGTGCTCAATTTCAAGGAGAAGCCCGATCAGCAAACGGCGGAACTCTTTTTGGCTCAAGGGAATTACTATTGGAACAGCGGGATGTTTTGTTGGTCACTAAAAAGCATTTCTGCCGCTTTTGCCAATCTGCTTCCTGAGGTGCATAACCTAACGGCTCAGATATCTAAAATTTGGCAAGAGAATGGATTGCAAACAGACATTGCCTCTTTGTATGCACAAATGCCGCGTCTGCCCATTGATATCGGCATTATGGAAAAAGCTCAAAACCGAGGAATTATTCCTGTTTCTTACGATTGGAGCGATGTTGGCAGCTGGAAAGCTCTTTCTGATTTAATGGATGGTGACGATGATGGCAACTATTTTGCCACTTCCGGCAAGGCAATTTCCGCCTCCGATAACTATATAGACACTACTAAATTTACTGCCTTAATTGGAGTTAACGACCTCTGTCTGATCGAAACGGCGGATGCCATTTTGCTCTGCCGCAAAGAGAAGTCAGAAGAAGTGAAAAAAATCGTGGAATTTTTACAACAGACAGGCAGGGAAGACCTTTTGTAAATAAAGGAGAAAACAACGATGGATATGAAGACCTTTGGTTATTTGTATTACAAAACGCGCGGCTATTCCCACGCTGAAATTTTGAAAAATGCCGAAATCAGCGAAGAGGACTATAATTTTTATGAAAATAATTTGCAGGATATGCTGAAAGAAATTGAGACCTTAAAACCCGTTGCCAATAATATCGGGCAGGATTTTGTCCGCTTAACTCGTTATGTATATGAACGCGAAAGTGATCAAACATTGGGCGTTCATCGTCCCGACGCCTTCAAAGCAAGAGTGGGAGAAATTGTTTCTTTGCCTGCAGTGGGAACTTTGAAAATGCCGGAACTGCCTCTGGCAAAAGCAATTGAACAGCGCAGAAGTTTGCGTAATTACAGCGATGTTCCCCTTAGCCAAGAAGAGCTATCTTTTCTGCTTTGGGCTTCTTCCTGGGCGCGTGATTTTCGCTCTTCCGAAAAAATAGAGCTAACTTTTCGCAATGTTCCTTCTGCCGGTTCGCGACACCCCATAGAGACCTTTCTGGACATTCGCCGGGTGGAAGGCATCAAACCTGGTTTATACTATTATCATCCCATCAAACATTGCCTAATTTTGTATGACAATTCCGAACAGATAGCCGCTAAAATTCACGAGGGATGTATGTTTCAAGAAATGATTTCCACGGCAGCGGTCAACTTCATTTTAACGGCTGTTCCCTATAGAACCGTTTGGAGATATGGTCAACGCGGCTATCGTTATCTCTATCTGGATGCGGGACACATAGGTCAAAATATCCATCTTGCCGCTGAAGCCATAAATGCAGGCGCCTGTATGATCGGCGCTTTTTTGGATGAAGCAATGAACGAAGCCCTGGGTTTGGACGGAATGGAAGAATTTGTCATCTATATAGCCAGCGTAGGTAAAAAAGCATTATCCGCTTAATATTTGTATGTTCATAAGTTATCAATCACTTAGACATAGCGTATCGGAAATGTTTTTTCCCCTAACTGCCTATCTGCATAAAAATGAATAAGTTGCTGCGACCTCCCTACTTGCTTCCGTAACACCTCTCCTCCTTCTCTCCTCCTCAACTCATCCTTAATGTTGAGAGGTGGAGGTGTGGATGATGGGTGGCAGAGGAGCTCATTGTAAGGATGTAAAGAGCGGAGATGTATATTCCCGTTTCTGGGCAACGAAGCGATAAAGGATAAAAAATGAAGATGTTAAAAGTGGACCTTTCCAACTTGGCAGAGGTCTTTTCAGAGCTTTTTGCGCCGGAAAATCAGTCCGCGGCGCAGACATTTTTCTTAAAACAACTCTCGCTGAAAATGCACTCTTTCTATCAAGGAAAAATGCAAACCCTGCCTAAAGCGGGAATCTGGGGTTTTAATTGGTTTAATGTTTGGTACACTCCTGGCGTATCTTCCGTTTCTACTACCATTCGTGATAACCCTTTAAAATCTTATGAACTTAGCAATCGGGGTAACCTTGTGGCTGTGGTTAGTGATTCTACTCGCGTTTTGGGCGATGGTGATTGCGGAATTTATGGTGGCTTGGGAGTGATGGAAGGAAAGGCAATGCTGATGAAATATTTGGGTGCCTGCGATGCTATTTCCCTGTGTATAGAGAGCAGAAATGAAGAGGGAAAACCGCAAGCCCAAAAAATCATTGATTTTGTAAAAATGCTGCAGCCCTCCGTTGGGGCGGTGAATTTGGAAGATATTTCGCAGCCGAATTGTTATTTGGTTTTGGATGAACTAAGGCAGTCCTGTTCAATTCCCGTTTGGCATGATGATGCACAGGGAACTGCTTGCGTTACTCTGGCTGGTTTACTGAATGCTTTAAAATTGGCGGATAAGGATATTAAGCAGATTAAATGCGTGCTTTTCGGGGCTGGAGCGTCTAATACAACAATATCCAGTTTCCTTATGCAGAGCGGATTAAACCCAGAAAAGCTGATTATGTTTGACAGCAAGGGCTCGTTGCACCCCCAAAGATACGATTTAAGAGACAATCCAGCTAAATTCAAACAGTGGAAAATAGCCCAAATCAGCAATCCTGACTGCCAAGATGGCATAGAAAATGTGCTGACGGATGCCGATGTTTTAATCGCCCTTTCCACCCCCGGTCCGGATACGATAAAGCCACAGTGGATAAGTAAGATGGCCAAAAAAGCCATTGTCTTTACCTGTGCCAATCCGGTGCCCGAAATTTATCCCTACGATGCTAAACAGGCAGGTGCTTTTATTGCCGCAACGGGTAGAGGTGATTTTCCCAATCAGATAAATAATTCCCTCGGTTTTCCTGGGATTTTGAAAGGCGCTTTAACCGTTCAAGCAAGCAAAATTACAGACAATATGGCAATTAAAGCAGCCCATTCTTTGGCAAACTTTGCTGAAAAGAAAGGGATAAATCCGGAATATATCATTCCCCAAATGGATGAGGAAGATGTTTTTGCCTATGTATCTGCTGATGTGGCTACGCAAGCAATAACAGATAATGTTGCCCGGAAAGAACTTAGCTGGAATGAGGTTTTTAATATCGTGCAAAGGGAAATAAAAGAAACTCGCTCCCTCTGTTTGGAAATGATGCAGGGTGGTTATCTGAAGTTACCGGACAAAACCATTATTGATGGCACCTTGCAAGAAACAATTAGGCGCTTTGGGAACTAAATGATGAATTTGGCAGGCATCCAAAATTTCCGCAAAAGCAGAAAGGGGAAAGTGATTTTATATTTTCTCAAGCTTGCCTTAAGCGTTTTTATTCTGTGGCAGATATTTAAAAAGGTGGATTTAGTTGGTGCCTTAAAGGACATCACTTCTCTGCCCGCTTATCTAATTTTGCTGCTGATTGCCAT comes from the Candidatus Cloacimonas sp. genome and includes:
- a CDS encoding NADP-dependent malic enzyme, with translation MKMLKVDLSNLAEVFSELFAPENQSAAQTFFLKQLSLKMHSFYQGKMQTLPKAGIWGFNWFNVWYTPGVSSVSTTIRDNPLKSYELSNRGNLVAVVSDSTRVLGDGDCGIYGGLGVMEGKAMLMKYLGACDAISLCIESRNEEGKPQAQKIIDFVKMLQPSVGAVNLEDISQPNCYLVLDELRQSCSIPVWHDDAQGTACVTLAGLLNALKLADKDIKQIKCVLFGAGASNTTISSFLMQSGLNPEKLIMFDSKGSLHPQRYDLRDNPAKFKQWKIAQISNPDCQDGIENVLTDADVLIALSTPGPDTIKPQWISKMAKKAIVFTCANPVPEIYPYDAKQAGAFIAATGRGDFPNQINNSLGFPGILKGALTVQASKITDNMAIKAAHSLANFAEKKGINPEYIIPQMDEEDVFAYVSADVATQAITDNVARKELSWNEVFNIVQREIKETRSLCLEMMQGGYLKLPDKTIIDGTLQETIRRFGN
- a CDS encoding SagB/ThcOx family dehydrogenase → MDMKTFGYLYYKTRGYSHAEILKNAEISEEDYNFYENNLQDMLKEIETLKPVANNIGQDFVRLTRYVYERESDQTLGVHRPDAFKARVGEIVSLPAVGTLKMPELPLAKAIEQRRSLRNYSDVPLSQEELSFLLWASSWARDFRSSEKIELTFRNVPSAGSRHPIETFLDIRRVEGIKPGLYYYHPIKHCLILYDNSEQIAAKIHEGCMFQEMISTAAVNFILTAVPYRTVWRYGQRGYRYLYLDAGHIGQNIHLAAEAINAGACMIGAFLDEAMNEALGLDGMEEFVIYIASVGKKALSA
- a CDS encoding outer membrane lipoprotein carrier protein LolA; the protein is MKTSKIIPLLLFLLCTSLFSINSEALYQKIAKTFGSFSSFQANLKQVNYFSQLDKSVTYQGSIFFTRGRMVIRFTKPTFQRLMVSGGIVELYDAESKTVFRSKMLPEFGKMNPVEILQLYWKKSLVKVQQGKGDLVSVSLKPYNDPIITSISANVDSKTGIVNSLSWTNKNNDRVTYNFANISTNAKIPASVWQFTYPKDVQVVEQ
- a CDS encoding DUF933 domain-containing protein; amino-acid sequence: MKAALIGLPKTGKTTIFNALTQSEHNTDKYASSSEINIGVVQVADERIDKLSELYEPKKTIYATIEYHDCPGIFFKENETSETAMLSELKNAEAFILVLRGFIDEELEGLFPLGTPEAQFQHFQDEMLLSDLIMAEKRLEKIELGYKRGVKTAAIQIEEKALHKIVDCLQNSQPLTKLKLNSEEEKAVRGFQFMSAKPMLILINCNEDNLTAWDETLTNFREKGFPAHPIAGKFEEELSKLDNEEAQMFMTDMGIDESICDRLTHWTYQLMGYISFFTVGPDEVRAWTIEKGSNAVTAAGKIHTDLARGFIRAECFQYEDLINFGSEKALKEKGLFRLEGKDYIVKDGDILSIRFSV
- a CDS encoding mannose-1-phosphate guanylyltransferase; the encoded protein is MIALIMAGGSGTRFWPRSRKNLPKQFLKLEGNLSLLQMTVQRLLPSFSLTEIYIVTAQNQVELIKEQLPELPAENIIIEPFGMNTAPCIALSVEYLKKFYDPEEVLFILPSDHIIHSTGQFLSSLILAEEQAKSGLLITFGILPIYPATGYGYIEAGEEIVPGLRKVLNFKEKPDQQTAELFLAQGNYYWNSGMFCWSLKSISAAFANLLPEVHNLTAQISKIWQENGLQTDIASLYAQMPRLPIDIGIMEKAQNRGIIPVSYDWSDVGSWKALSDLMDGDDDGNYFATSGKAISASDNYIDTTKFTALIGVNDLCLIETADAILLCRKEKSEEVKKIVEFLQQTGREDLL
- a CDS encoding DNA translocase FtsK, with protein sequence MYEKKGVKRLGNKPKAKVNNSKKHTTLSPAKKRTISGIICLLSILVIIALNMGYKSISEDLETLKAGGNIFSWFQEGNSATDNPIGIFGIIFGYVFIYLFGFWLSLIGFIIIALVSLHYFLAPQSSQNRQKGYLLLIVMFLLQALLVSSQQEYIHSVIPLFVYRILAAIFSGVGAKIIVIGTMILTLIMLIEYERLKQWILIIVDNLHTPKEHKVKAPKPTITTNNLNQNQKVAEDSIPIIQNHNQLNNTPEPVPQEVSKPQKNNKPKAVFFEDESDKEYQLPSIDDFLESPIKLSDRERKEIENQIITTSQILKSKLAEFGIEAEVKNVNIGPIITQYELEPAKGIKVSRFTSLADDLALAIKAKSIRVQAPIPGRGLIGIEIPNLARDMIYLKDLLLSEQMNQTTSKLAFGLGKDIAGKPIVADLAKMPHLLIAGATGSGKSVCINTIIMSLIMRTKPDELRLILIDPKRVELAGYNELPHLIGQVVTDADTALETFIWAVREMERRYEILQDAKVRDIIGYNDKCAEDKDLEPLPYIIIIVDEFADLIMTSGKDIELPITRLAQMARAVGIHLILATQRPSIKVITGIIKANFPARIAFQVSSRVDSRVILDMIGAERLLGNGDMLFLPPGKALPERIHGAYVSDAEIARVSSFLSTQPKPKQDFSLVVEDKESPNFFDYDDELFPEAAKVVVSTGTASVSMLQRHFKIGYARAGRIIDLLERARIIGPHLGSKSRDVLATREDLIRIGVIDEDL